The sequence below is a genomic window from Oreochromis aureus strain Israel breed Guangdong linkage group 12, ZZ_aureus, whole genome shotgun sequence.
GGCCTTTGAACAGGAACCACCAACCAAGTCACCAAACAGCAAATCTTATAATAATATGAGATTATTAagtgtaggtgaaagtttatTACATTGactaaattatatatatatttaaaagccCAAGGGAATAATACATATGCTGTGCTTTTCTTGTGCGTTTtattttgggtttcttttcCATTGTCAAACAAAAAGTAAGCTAGTTTGTAAGGCAGATGTGCAGTCAAATCTCAGGAGATTTTGGGTTACGGTCCCATTAACACTGGTCAATTGTTGTTCAGTCTCGACAAGAAAGTGATGAAGTGGGCCGAGTATTTCCAGACAGCATACAGACATTTCCTCTCTCACCCCTTAGACAACTAAATGTTTCTCAAGGGAGAGAGGTCATGAAGATATAGTTCTAGTTATACTTTCTGTTTCAAGTTTTAAAATCAACTCACACTTAAAACCACAATTAAATACACTGTACATTATATAAAAACTGCCTCCAAAAGCTACAAAGGGAAGTGATAATTGAGGTTGCCAAAgtagatcatctgcctccagcTCACCCTATCTCTAGCGTCCACTTCTGTCACACCAGTCTTCTGCATCTCCTCCATCACTgcatccatgaacctcctctgtGGTCTCTTCATCCTGAgcctttgtccaatatatctTCTCTCATGTCCAAATAATGTCAGCTTTGTCTTTATAACTTTGTTTCCAAACCTCTTGACCTGAGCTGTTGTTCTGATATACTTGCATGGTATTTGCATGCTTGATCCCAGGTATTTGAATTCATCCACCTTCACTTTCTCTAATACTTGCATCATCACCTTTCCACCTGCCTTCATCTCATTTGCACACATGCATTCTGTCTTGCTTcattccttttttctctttagcaCACCTCCACCTTTCCAGGCTCTAACAGATTAACACAGACATGGTGACATTTTGAAGACTCTGCATTTTATGACCACATTTGGATGATAGGCTTACTGTTACGACCCTCCCACACCAATGAAAGCCATGGTCCGCtgttgattggctgacatgagAGGATCAGCTAATTTGTGTCTCCTGTGTCTTACAGACTATAAAAGCTGGCCCAGATAACCTGCTtagtctctctctttcactccaCCTTACATCAACTTATTGGTGATCTTTGTGTCTTGGTTAGGTTATCTTTAATAcgttattttatatttaagtgAATTTCTTGTGTGAACTCCCTCCTCGCCACCAACTTTAATCCACTatgtaatacatttttaattttatcatttaacctttatttatataaaattaacaAGTAACATACACATAAAATACTCATTAAAGCCAAAGGACAGACTTTTTGGACAGGCTGTTCTTTGTCTATAGTTTTATTAAAGTGGTCTGCAGTTTTTTGGTACTTCTCCAATGGCTGAAATTTTCATCCCTAAAAGATGCCACTTGATTCAAGTTTGCTGATTGGAGTTCCAAAATCTTGCAGTGTCATCCACAGGCAAACTATGACTGCAGGAAAATGGGATGGTAACTCTCCGTTAAGGCAGACGGGGCCCCACAACAAGGGCTGACACACTTTAGCTATCAGCTGGTCAGAAGTGAATCACCATCTTTAAATAGATTCACAGTGTTTACCTGGGCTAAACTGGGTTATCATGTCAGCATATGCTTGAATGTTGTGCATCAACAAACAACCCTCCGAAGCTTGGCTCCATGGTTACAGTCCTGTACTATTAATGAAACTAACGCATACTCACATGCAGAGAAAGACAGCCCAATGCTATTTTTAGGTTTGGGAGTTTCACCCACGCCCCAAGAGATATTTTTGGTTACCAGTTAGATAAAATAATGCAGAGTTATGTACAGATACTTAATTGAAGCATGCATTTAACATAaaaattaatttacatttaaatgggaTTCAACAAGGATTGCCATAATTTGTTCATAATTATGATTCTTTAATCTTGTATTTGATGTAGAACAGAGAAGATTAATTTTAACAATGAAGATAGTAAATAAGTagcataacaataaaataactcaGTTTGCCTTTCAATTGTCAGCAACTCGAAGGGAATTTCATAGTTTTatagaagtgaaactgaaaactgaaagtgCAGGACAGACATGCTGTATATCAAAAATTCTGTGTTGTGTTCTCATACGTATAAATGTAACTTTTGTAACTGTCATGCATTTCaggtgtattattgtagggtctttaccttacaatataaaccgccttgagacaactgttgttgtaatttgttgctatataaataaaactgaactgaatgttAATTTTGTTTAAGGTGTGACTTCAAATGCAGGTTAGGTTTGGTTACATATCAGCGATTGGTACAATAAGTAGCACTCTGGAGTTTTGAAGCAGATCCAGTAATGAGTGTTTGCCTGAATTTGGTATTTTAGCATTGTTGCTGTGAACAAAGGGCAGTTTTATCGTTTTGTTAATCATGAATTAATCATACATTCCCAAGACTGCTGGAGGAATTCCATATGAGCTGGTTTTCCCTTTGTGAAgcttgttttattcttttagatttttttgCTAACTTAATTGGACAGTGGAGCCATTTTTGTCGTCTATTTGTTCATTGATGTATCATAGTAATAGAACTTTAACCAGTATGCTCCAGCTTAGAGTTTGTTGGTAAATTTGCTAAGTCCACCTTACAATCATTGGTTAATCTCACATGAAGAAgaatacaaacaaaaaccagaaGTTTGGCAGCtgaatttaaaaagaagaagaaaagaaaagaaaagaagcttgaAAGGGACAATGATCTCCTCCAACTCAGTATCCTGGATCGGAGGTGGCATGTGTCAGTGTGAATGTCAGTTACTGTGATTAGCAAACGAGTTCACAGATAGTGCAGGGAGTGTTCATTAAGAGTTACAGTCCACTGATGACAGAGGCCAGACAAAGATAGCAGCACAAGGAAAGACCTGACAGAGCAAAGCCAGGGACTCTCCAGTGCATGTTTGAGAAGCAGCAGATAAAGAGAATGAAGCAGGGGGAGAGGGATACAGTACACGACTGTCAGTCAtcacagaatattttctttactttctcTCATACTTTTCTTTAGCGGTTCTCTTGCTCTAAACTTCTGTTCTGCGGCCGACACCGTCACATTCACAGATCTATCCCCATGCATTCCTTTTTATATTATCTGCATgctcctctctgtctgtgcagCCTCAAGGGAGtttctttctgtaaatccaTCCCACATGTCTCTTTCAGAACAAACAGTGTGTAGACTTAACACAAGTGGACTGAAACACTTTTAGCGGATTTCTTTGCAGTTTGGCTGAAGGACCGACCTCCAGAACTGCCCACATGTCAATTTAATCCAAttctttcaattcaattttatttatatagcaccaagtCACAATAGAAGTCACCTCAAGGTAGGCATGTAGCATGTAGGGAGGCTAAGAATTACTTAAACCAGCAGCTGAATTCCTTAAATTGTATTTCAAAATTGTTTACTAAACAAGGGAAGAAAAAATACTGTATTTCTCATTgtctttcaaataaattaaatgaaagCTGAAGGGCACATCATATTACCAAACCCCATAGGAAGTTAGTTTAAAATCTGGTAAGCAATGGCAGGGTTGAATTTCACAACCCTGCCATTGTAATTACATACACTTCTTCCAGCGTTATACTGGGAACAGATATGTGTGTGATGCTCTTACAGAGAAACAGTAAGCTACATGATGTACTAGTACCTGATTCTGACCAGTGGTGGATCAAgaaaattttcttagggtggcatttATATCAGATGGTATGACATAATCAAAGCCATTTCTTTACACATATACAGGTGTTACATTCTGTAATATGTACTATATATGgctaaaaatacatcaaattcAGCAGGTACAAGGTGCAAAACTAGGGTGGCACTAGGGGTGGTAAGAGAATATTTGAAGGTGGCAaatgccaccccatgccacagCGGTAGATCCGCCAATGATTCTAAGTGTGCTTTGGAGAACAGTTAGCAGAAGAGCCACAACAAGGCCTGAGAAAAGGACAGATTAGAGCTTACTTCATCTTACTGAACAGAGTGTTGTAGCTTTCATTTCAGAGAGTGTTGCACAACTTTAAGAATTTTTCTATCAGAGGAGCATAGAGAGTGCTTGAATTcaagtttctttgttttgtttacccCCTTAGGCAGAGTTAGTATTCAGTAGACAAGTCATTTATCCTTTTAATATGTATTCTACAAATAAGACAGACAGCTAATCATGTAAATATGttgcaacacagaaaaaaaatccactttgCTCTTATGTATTTAAACAATGATTGGATCTACACGTTATTGCTTTTTGAATGAAGAAAATAGTAAAACATGGCACTGTAAGtataaaggaatgaaaacaataacagagactgagaaaaagagaaaaggtggGATTAAGTACACGGTGTAACAGCAGGAAGAGAAGCAGAACTTTTTGTGGAGGTTATTGTTCGGACTCCTATCAAGGCTGAAAGAAATGTCAAAATCTCCTCCTTTAGTGTATTTCTCCTTGTGCAATCATTTATATCACTCATTTAAAGAGATATGTCAGTAAGTGAACATACAgggttttcttttaacaatcCATATAGTCTAGCAGTACCCCAGCAAACGTGCCTTAGCAGACCTAACAGTGGGTCAACTGTGGGGCTGTGTGAGCAGGGCAAATCCACTCTCACCCATGCAGGACTCAAGTAGAAGTGCCCACACAGGGGTCAAGAGCAGTTTTGCCTTTTGGGGACCTTGTAAGAGCTTGACAATACACATTCCAGGTGTTAATCCTAGACTGCTTCCTTCAAAGTCTTTAATAGTAAGAGGCTTATTTAATACTTCTAGTAAGATACTTATTCACAAAATGCAATGCGGTTGTGCAGAAAGTAAAAATAACCAGAGTAATATAAACCTTTAACAGATCTGTGACCATGTGTTTAACAAAATTACATAAttataacaaaacagataaatgtACGTTTAGCAAAGTAAAGAAAGACCTGAAAACTACaagatgacaaaaaaaagaagaagaaaataagcaTCAGTGTCTACACGCTTGGAGTGCCCCCTGGTGTTAAGTTTGGTCACTGTTAGATTGGATCGTTTGACGAGACACTCCCTATGTGATATTATACTGTCATAAAAGAAGGACTTTGCCTTCTCCTGTGATTATGTGATTAGTCATTTTGCTATCAGGAACTCACAGAGAATAGTTCGTGCAGCAGGTGAGTGGGTTGGTGCTGTGAAGTTTTAAAAGCTGACATAATGACACCATGACTGTAGTTGATATCCCAAACATATCAGAATCCAAATAACAGAAAGGAaagtgagtttaaaaaaatagaaaagaaaactaATCATAAAACTTTGGTGTATCTAGCATTACATTGTATGCGGTTCTGTGTAAAATTAAACCTAACCAAGTGTCAAGAAGCATAAGTGTTACATATTAAAGGATTCATTGAAAAAAGTGAACAAAACTATAATTGTCAGGCAAAGTTAGATACATAAGTATATGGACAATGGCACATTGTCTCTGTACACCACACAAATGGATTTTAGATCAAATAATCAAGATTTGAAGACTTTCAACTGTAATTCAAGGGGGCTCAACAAAaataactgtttaggaattgcaaccatttttatacacaggaCCCCGTTTTCAGAGGCAGTCCTGTTATTCAATGACAAATTAAGCAGATGAAAGAACCTGGAAATGTGTTAAACGTGCATGTGGTAGTTTTTGACTGCAGCTGAGATGCAAAGAGATGTCAGTGCAAGTGAAAGGAAGCCATTATTAggctgaaaataaatgaataaataaaccagtCAGAGAGATAACAAAAACTGTTGGAGTGGGAGAAAGAATAATTCTTTCTTTGGttagaaaaaaccccaaaacattcaCAACATCTAGCAAAATCAAAAACGTTCTCAAGGAGGTCAGTGTGACTCTCCAATCAAGAGATGACTTCATGAATAGAAATGTAGTGGGTTTACGCTCCACggtgtgtcttttgtcccgtCTTCTTCCTCTTACCCCCATCTGGTCATGCAGATGGCTGCCGCTCCCTGAGCTTGTTGGAGGTTTCCTCCTGTTAAAATTGTTgttggaaaaatgaaaatattgaaTTGAACccccaaaccaaaccaaaaactaATGGCTACACTCAAAAAAAGTAGTAAAGGAACAGCTCTTTGTTCAAAGCATACCatatcatctgtcaaacatgatgGAGGCAAAGTTATGGTATGGGCTTTTATgactgctcagattcagccaaatgaaTCTTAACTTCAGAGGATAATGACTCAAAACCTGCTGCAAAAGCAACCCATGAGTTTCTTAAGCCAAAGAAACTGGAAATTCTTTAATGTTTTAAGTTGCACTAAAGTGAATctttgtaaaacatttttaaacttttattccAACTTTGTTAAAATTCATGACAAGCTTGATttagtgtttttctttatttaaacgTATCCACAATATGTACATGTGatataatcattattattaacataTATTTACATGGAAAATTTCCTCAACATTGAAATCTTTTTCTAACCTCTGTTTCCAGGTTGATATTACAGACTTTGTTGGAGTCTTCAATCTGTTCAGAGACCTTTAAGTAGACCAGCTACTATAAATatcattcacatttttttttcctgagaacaATTTGAACAATTAATTTGTGAATTTTGTCTATTTACACATTTCATTTCAAGTAAAGTGACTGTTTCATGAAAGTCTTAAAGAAAGTTTTCAGAAATCACAACAGGAAATGAATGGTACATGAACACCTGTAATAAATAGCATTAACTGATTGTTCAGCCATAACCAATGGCTAAACAATCAGTTACACCTATGCAGACCCTGTCATGAGATAAAATGTCTGCTGTGAAAAAGGCCTCTTCTAGCATAATATGACTACAACATTACTGCAACCACCTTATTACAGTCACATAAGTTAACCGgcatacatatataaaaatacatgcTTGTCAGGCTTACTTCATTATCATGCTGTGCTTTCCAAAATAGCCATCCAAAGCTAATATTTTGATGAAAGAATGAATAGCAAATATTTAAATCCTTTGAGTAAATATACAGAGTGTGAACAAGCAAAATGCAACCATTTCAGCTTCTCACAGTGTTGTTGTAAATGCCATCAATGCCATCCCTTTACTGTCTGTTGAAATGAAGTCtgtaaaagtggtgaaaaaaaatgcatctcgTCCTCAAGATGTTGAgcacaaaccaaaacaacatgTATTTCAGTTTAGCTCTGCactaaatgtaataaatacCTGATAGGACACTTCTTTGATATCCTGCTAATAAACACAGAGAACAAGCTGAACCTGAAACACGTTTACAATGTTGTAACTTTAAACCTTTTTAATTTCCGCAACTTTGATTCTCTTCGTGCCATCATCACATGCcttaaaacaataaagaaaatgaatcTAACAATAAAACCAACCCTTAAAAGATTAGAACTTCTTGTTACTTATGTCCACGAGGCAGTGCAATATCGTGAGTGTCCGTAACTTCGACACTATAATGATTTTCCTTATGGTTGTCACTGTGCCTGTGGTTGAACCATGTCTGGGTGAGGCGGTGGGGGTGTTACGGGATACATAGAAATGCTTTGTTCATTGTAAGCAGGTGGGAGATCATCAGGCTTAAATTCCAGCTGAAATACatagagaaaaaaagagctatAATTTAGCAATAGGCAAAATGTACTGATATATGGGTGCATTATTTTGTTAGCACAACAGGAAGAGATGCAGAAAAAATCATAATCACCTCATTATAGGCAGGTGGGGGTCCTGGGTAAACTGTTGTGCTGTATCGTGGTGGTCTCATGGCATCACCACCTTGATCTTCGCTGTCCTGCTGTGATATGCTCCTGGGGAAGGGAATGAAATATATGGACTGCGGGAGCCTGCCCTGGTCACTATGTCTTATAGATCCCCGTGATATACGCTCCTCCCTTAGGCGACTGCATGCTCTGCAGAAAGTGGTGCAGAACATGATGGCAAGACCAAAACCCAGGACACCCAGGAAGATCCTTGGAGAAAGACGAAGATGTGGAGAAAGCAGAGAACAGGTTATCTAACAACTCTGGCACAGTTTGAAAACTCTCAGCCTTCCCTGGTGGTGGAAGATGTTACCAGTTTATTAGTTTGCTGTTTTAATAAGATCAAAgacactgggggaaaaaaagagcattTTTTCAGCTAATGTATCAATGAAAAGAAATGAGTCTTACTCTAGAAAGGTACCGTAGTCCATAAACATCCTTAAACCTGGTGGATGAACTCTTAATGGGCCAAAATGACAGTGGAGTAACAAACCACTGAATGAACCTGAAAGGCAAACaggtagaaaaataaataaataaagatttttatcATCAGTGATCTAAAAAAAGTGCAGTTAAAATTTAAAGATCTACAATATTCTTGTTATATAGACTTGCTGACACATTTCAATCAAAAATTTCCATTTTTAGATCTTTCCGTATCAGTTGGAAAATGTGTATATTGAACTTTGTATACTGAACTTTAAACCCAATTTCTTGTCATAGGTACTGTGAAATCTCCAAGAAGCCTTTATTGCCTGTCTTGGTTGTACTAGGATAGATAAGAGGTTCTAGAAGCGcatttcttataaagcaacacaTTGTACTACAGTAGCCTCATATAATTTGCAGTCATTTAGTTTAGCTATTGCTGTCAGTGATATTACACAAAGACAGGATGACTGCGCTTGTTCCATGATACCCATAAAGCAATCAGGTGACGACTTGGAATATTAAATTGATTACAAATAGGTTAGAGGTATCAATTTCATAGCCTGATAGCAAATCAAATCTTAGCTTATTTTAGGCTGTTGACATATTAATGAGCGTGGATTTCAAAACTGTGAATCAGAGAGGTTTGATGGATGAGTGATTCCACAAGTTACCAAATTCTGACTTGTGGAGTCATGTTAAATGAAGTAAATGAACtcagaaaacattgtttttataCAACATGATTATAAGAATGAAGTGTCTGTCAAATAAACCTTGAATTAGATTTGTGACAGTTCCTTTTTCCATGAGTAAATCTTAATATTAGACCTGTTTATCAAATAATTAGGAATTCACTATCAGATGGAATGGAAAGACAGATATATTATCAAATTATTTTCCATATAAAGAggcttaaaaaacacaaaatactaATACAGCTGCTGTACCAAGCCAAAAATCAAATCAAGGTATCCACAATAAGAAAGGTCTGTTTAACTGATTCGCAGCCTTGAATTGAAAAAAGTAGGTCACTGTGCTAAACATGGCTTTTAAGGCTGGCTCTGTTGCCAAAGTTAGGGTTTTCCCAAAATTATATTGttattttcttaaatgtaaAATGCTGGGAGGAAGACAGATTACAAGATTTTCAACATAATGAAACTGTGATAGTAAAGCCACAAAAACTCTGCTCGTACTGAGGTGATTTAGcattaagttttttttatatatatatataaattattaaacaaaagcaaacaaaagaacCCAAAACAATCACATGAGAAGTAGGAGAGGTGAGCACATGATCGGTAAGCACAGCGGGAAAGCGGCCTAGTCTGTGCTTCTAAAACAAACAGCTTCTGGTATGTTCAGATTTTCGTTATGAGATTCAGTTTTATCAGCTTCCCATAACTGAGCAGAATATTCAAAACAAGgaatcagaagaaaaaaaggccaGCTCTGTGCTCTTACCTTCGATCCAGCCACAAGTTCTCTCAGGTATGAGACTGGGAGGGAAAACTCACTGGAGCAGAGTGCAGTTTTTATTATGAGTGTCCTGATAAGGGGCGGTGTGTACAGTCTGTTTAAGCATGGGGGCGAGTGCAAAGAAGGCACGTTTAATAGCACCTGAAATACACTGAGAATTGTAGTATTTTTAATTGTTAGCAGGGTTTTCGCCTTTGCTcattttacacacaaacaacaaaaatgtataCCTGTGATTATGGGCAGACTTGTATGAATTTCTGTATTTGTTTCCTCAGTTGATCAGTGTCTTTTATTAGtatgtacggtggccctgaagtgcaaaccacaaaaacaaatcacaaaacgcacaacaaattgaaaagcgcaaaaacaaattgaaaagcgcaaaaacaaattgaaaagcgcaaaaacaaattcacttaacgcaaaaacaaattgaaaagcgcaaaaacaaatcacaaaacgcacaacaaattgaaaagcgcaacaacaaatcacttaacgcaaaaacaaattgaaaagcgcaaaaacaaattgaaaagcgcaaaaacaaattcacttaacgcaaaaacaaattgaaaagcgcaaaaacaaatcacaaaacgcacaacaaattgaaaagcgcaaaaacaaattgcaaagcgcaaaaacaaattgaaaagcgcaaaaacaaattcacttaacgcaaaagcaaattcacttaacgcaaaaacaaattgaaaagcgcaaaaacaaattgaaaagcgcaaaaacaaaaaccaaaccggaagaggtaggtaccaatgctgcaacaacaggcatcactgagtggatgatggatccggtagccttttgaaccggaagttgttctgttcggaagtttggtgactgctctaccaacttttttccacaacttggacaaaacatgttggctgtatcccaattcagggtctgcagccttaaaggctgcattttaaggccgattacgtcacagcggcgcgccgaaggctgtcccaattcaaaggctgctcgaaatgcggccctcaaattcggccttcatttccctgaattttaaggctgtggcggtgtagacttcgtggcccaacatatcccacaatttatagcgcggcagtcactgtggataattttgctgcagacggcagaagcgtagcggccgaagagtaaactgttaaacgtaagtactgaatatgatgtcactttttatgtgcaaatgtttaataatgaggaacattaaaacattactgttggccacatgtcggcaaagttatttgccattagcgatgtttttgtactttcagcgtttactttgttttaaagcatttaaaatataataatacaatagttgac
It includes:
- the si:dkey-283b1.6 gene encoding uncharacterized protein si:dkey-283b1.6; the protein is MFMDYGTFLEIFLGVLGFGLAIMFCTTFCRACSRLREERISRGSIRHSDQGRLPQSIYFIPFPRSISQQDSEDQGGDAMRPPRYSTTVYPGPPPAYNELEFKPDDLPPAYNEQSISMYPVTPPPPHPDMVQPQAQ